One Kaistella polysaccharea DNA segment encodes these proteins:
- a CDS encoding sigma-54 interaction domain-containing protein, with product MAELQSIKTRFGIIGNYPVLNRALQKAIQVAPTDISVLVMGESGVGKEYIPKIIHSESRRKHQPYIVVNCGAIPEGTIDSELFGHEKGAFTGATSTRKGYFEVADGGTIFLDEVGELPVQTQVRLLRVLESGEFMKVGSSQVQKTNVRIVAATNVNMLNAINNGRFREDLYYRLNTVQIDMPALRERKGDVHLLFRKFAIDFAEKYRMPELVLTNDAVNYLENYAFPGNVRQLRNLVEQMTVVEQERTVNSQKLAEYIPIQSQLPAVIQKGGGVTPNEFHSEREIMYKILFDMRNDLNDLKSLTSELIKNRGNGDLSHQEKNLINRVFTPEAQAQNPNSLLYFENKKQNSYQGSSIISDTDENYDDVEDIEIEETKADSLSLQNNERELIVKALDKHKGRRNKAADELGISQRTLYRKIKQYNLED from the coding sequence ATGGCAGAATTACAATCCATAAAAACACGCTTCGGCATTATCGGAAATTATCCGGTGCTAAACCGTGCTTTGCAAAAAGCCATTCAAGTGGCGCCCACTGATATTTCCGTTTTGGTCATGGGTGAAAGTGGCGTTGGTAAAGAATATATTCCTAAAATAATTCACAGCGAATCCCGAAGAAAACACCAACCTTACATTGTGGTGAACTGTGGTGCGATACCAGAAGGAACTATTGATTCTGAATTATTTGGACACGAAAAAGGTGCTTTTACAGGTGCCACTTCCACCCGAAAAGGATATTTCGAGGTTGCAGATGGTGGAACTATATTTTTAGATGAAGTTGGTGAATTACCCGTGCAAACGCAGGTTCGTTTACTTCGTGTTTTAGAAAGTGGTGAATTTATGAAAGTAGGTTCTTCTCAAGTTCAAAAAACCAATGTAAGAATCGTAGCCGCAACCAATGTTAATATGCTCAATGCCATTAATAATGGAAGATTTCGGGAAGATTTATATTATCGACTCAATACCGTGCAAATTGACATGCCTGCTTTGCGAGAAAGAAAAGGTGATGTTCATTTACTTTTTAGAAAATTTGCCATTGATTTTGCCGAAAAATACAGAATGCCCGAATTGGTGTTGACCAATGATGCGGTAAATTATTTAGAAAACTATGCATTTCCCGGCAATGTTCGCCAGTTGAGAAATTTGGTAGAACAAATGACTGTTGTAGAACAGGAAAGAACGGTAAATTCCCAGAAATTAGCCGAATATATTCCCATTCAAAGTCAACTTCCTGCAGTCATTCAAAAAGGGGGTGGAGTTACTCCAAACGAATTTCATTCTGAAAGAGAAATTATGTATAAAATTCTTTTTGATATGCGTAATGATCTTAATGATTTGAAATCGCTCACTTCAGAACTGATAAAAAACCGTGGAAATGGTGATCTGAGCCATCAGGAGAAAAACCTAATTAATCGTGTTTTCACACCGGAAGCTCAAGCACAAAATCCCAATTCACTGCTTTATTTTGAAAATAAAAAACAAAATTCATATCAAGGCTCTTCGATCATTTCTGATACTGATGAAAATTATGATGATGTAGAAGACATTGAAATTGAAGAAACAAAAGCAGATTCACTTTCGCTTCAAAATAATGAAAGAGAACTGATCGTAAAAGCGTTAGATAAACACAAAGGGCGCCGTAACAAAGCTGCCGATGAATTGGGTATCTCGCAGCGTACACTTTATCGCAAAATAAAACAATACAATTTAGAAGACTGA
- a CDS encoding LptE family protein has product MIKFQLAKYSITTKNSRSFWLFFIGFFPLALLSSCYSFTGSSLSADTKTIEIRDFPNNAPLMNASLSQEFSTAIQNRFLQRTTLKGTKDRPDILIEGEITDYAITPTTISSAVNAPGGNIQAAQNKLTIVVKVHYENKIEPEKSFDRTYSDEAVFSSDLDINAIEVSQVKLVNERIINKIFNDIVANW; this is encoded by the coding sequence ATGATAAAATTTCAGCTCGCAAAATATTCAATTACAACCAAGAATAGTCGCTCTTTTTGGCTCTTTTTCATTGGTTTTTTTCCATTGGCTCTTTTAAGTTCTTGTTATAGTTTTACAGGTTCGTCTTTAAGTGCAGACACGAAGACGATTGAAATTAGAGATTTCCCGAATAATGCGCCTTTGATGAACGCGAGTTTGTCTCAGGAATTTTCGACGGCAATACAGAACAGATTTCTGCAGCGCACGACTTTAAAAGGAACCAAAGATCGCCCAGACATTTTAATTGAGGGCGAGATTACAGATTATGCCATTACGCCAACAACCATTTCAAGCGCGGTAAATGCGCCCGGTGGAAATATTCAGGCCGCCCAAAACAAGCTGACTATTGTTGTAAAAGTGCATTATGAAAATAAAATTGAACCTGAAAAAAGTTTCGACAGAACTTATTCTGATGAAGCCGTATTCAGCAGCGATTTAGATATAAATGCGATCGAAGTGTCGCAGGTAAAATTGGTGAACGAAAGAATCATCAATAAAATTTTTAATGATATTGTAGCCAACTGGTAA
- a CDS encoding DUF4126 domain-containing protein encodes MFDNIPYLPYVLSAFMGIGLAAATGFRVFLPMFAVSLASYMGWIPVNDSFQWLAGLPVLITTAIATVVEILAYYIPFVDHILDTMSVPLATIAGSVMFASQFADMGTFPQWALALIAGGGTAAAISSGFAGTRVASTATTGGLGNSVVATTETAGAGVMSFLAMAAPVIAFIATILLIIVVIVLGRKLWRKVQGFRGKQPATTIDVEAVNRKNLE; translated from the coding sequence ATGTTTGATAATATTCCCTACTTACCTTACGTCCTTAGTGCTTTTATGGGCATTGGATTAGCGGCTGCAACAGGTTTCCGTGTTTTTTTACCCATGTTTGCGGTAAGCCTCGCATCTTACATGGGCTGGATTCCCGTGAATGACAGTTTCCAGTGGCTTGCAGGACTTCCTGTTTTAATTACGACCGCGATTGCGACAGTGGTTGAAATTTTGGCTTATTATATTCCTTTCGTCGATCATATTTTAGATACCATGTCGGTTCCTTTGGCAACCATTGCAGGATCTGTCATGTTTGCAAGTCAGTTTGCCGATATGGGAACTTTTCCTCAGTGGGCTTTAGCGCTAATTGCGGGCGGCGGTACAGCGGCGGCCATAAGTTCTGGTTTTGCGGGAACACGTGTCGCTTCTACCGCGACTACAGGAGGTTTGGGAAATTCTGTTGTTGCAACTACTGAAACTGCAGGTGCCGGAGTAATGTCTTTTCTCGCGATGGCAGCGCCTGTAATTGCTTTTATTGCAACCATACTTTTAATCATAGTGGTCATCGTCTTGGGGCGCAAACTCTGGCGAAAAGTGCAAGGATTTAGAGGAAAACAACCTGCTACCACCATTGATGTAGAAGCGGTAAATCGCAAAAATTTGGAGTAA